A part of Miscanthus floridulus cultivar M001 chromosome 6, ASM1932011v1, whole genome shotgun sequence genomic DNA contains:
- the LOC136458130 gene encoding putative L-cysteine desulfhydrase 2 isoform X3, which translates to MASAPHGDAPEERNAAAPAKRASAPITEAGIRAEFAHHDGTVARVNNGTFGCCPASVLAARARWQRLFLSEPDAFYFDSLQPGLARSRAAVAAAVGACDASEVSLVDNATTAAAIIMQHVAWSFAEGAFARGDVVLMLHYTYSSVKNSIHAYVVRAGATVVEVPLPFPGASPGAVVAEFRAALALAKAGGRSVRLAVIDHITSMPSVLLPVKELVAICREEGVDKVFVDGAHAIGQVPIDVRDIGTDFYTSNLHKWFFCPSAVAFLHIRKDDPIASQLHHPVVSSEYGNGLPMESAWIGVRDYSAQLVVPDAVDFMSRFEGGIEGISRRNHDKVIEMGTMLAEAWGTFLGSPPEMCGSMAMVGLPGCLGIESNGDAMRVRDMLRNEFKVEVPIFHNSRSVEEGQEMAKDAKGDQVTGYVRISHQVYNVREEYEALRDAVHKLVRDGFSCSKLRPSGKGKA; encoded by the exons ATGGCCTCGGCTCCGCACGGCGACGCGCCCGAGGAAAGGAACGCCGCGGCGCCGGCGAAGCGCGCCAGCGCACCGATCACAGAAGCTGGTATCCGCGCCGAGTTCGCGCACCACGACGGCACCGTGGCCCGCGTCAACAACGGCACCTTCGGGTGCTGCCCGGCCTCGGTCCTcgcggcgcgggcgcggtggcAGCGGCTGTTCCTCTCGGAGCCCGACGCGTTCTACTTCGACTCCCTCCAGCCAGGGCTCGCCCGCTCGCGTGCCGCCGTGGCGGCTGCCGTCGGGGCGTGTGACGCCTCCGAGGTATCCCTCGTCGACAACGCTACCACGGCCGCGGCCATCATCATGCAGCACGTGGCCTGGAGCTTCGCGGAGGGTGCCTTCGCGCGCGGCGACGTGGTGCTGATGCTCCACTACACCTACAGTTCCGTCAAGAACTCCATCCACGCGTACGTGGTCCGCGCGGGGGCCACCGTCGTCGAGGTGCCGCTCCCGTTCCCCGGCGCCTCGCCGGGCGCCGTCGTCGCCGAGTTCCGCGCCGCGCTCGCGCTCGCCAAGGCCGGGGGCCGCAGCGTCCGCCTCGCCGTCATCGACCACATCACCTCCATGCCCAGCGTCCTCCTCCCCGTGAAGGAGCTCGTCGCCATCTGCCGCGAGGAGGGCGTGGACAAGGTCTTCGTCGACGGCGCGCACGCCATCGGCCAGGTGCCCATCGACGTGCGCGACATCGGCACCGACTTCTACACCAGCAACCTCCACAAGTGGTTCTTCTGCCCTTCCGCCGTGGCCTTCCTGCACATCCGCAAGGATGACCCCATAGCCTCGCAGCTCCACCACCCCGTCGTGTCTAGCGAGTACGGCAACGGGCTGCCCATGGAGAGCGCCTGGATTGGGGTACGGGATTACAGTGCCCAGCTCGTTGTGCCTGATGCCGTTGACTTCATGAGCCGGTTCGAGGGCGGCATCGAGGGGATAAGCAGACGGAACCATGACAAGGTGATCGAGATGGGCACGATGCTCGCCGAGGCATGGGGGACATTTCTTGGCTCGCCGCCGGAAATGTGCGGAAGCATGGCTATGGTCGGGCTGCCTGGTTGCCTTGGCATTGAGAGCAATGGTGATGCGATGAGAGTGAGGGACATGCTGAGGAACGAATTCAAGGTCGAGGTGCCAATATTCCACAACTCAAGAAGTGTTGAAGAAGGACAAGAGATGGCCAAGGATGCCAAGGGCGATCAAGTGACTGGGTATGTGAGAATCTCACATCAGGTTTACAATGTCAGGGAGGAGTATGAGGCCCTGAGAGATGCTGTCCATAAGCTTGTTCGTGATGGTTTCTCCTGCAGCAAGCTGAGACCTTCTGGGAAG GGTAAAGCATAG
- the LOC136458129 gene encoding putative L-cysteine desulfhydrase 2 isoform X2, with protein sequence MASAPHGDAPEERNAAAPAKRASAPITEAGIRAEFAHHDGTVARVNNGTFGCCPASVLAARARWQRLFLSEPDAFYFDSLQPGLARSRAAVAAAVGACDASEVSLVDNATTAAAIIMQHVAWSFAEGAFARGDVVLMLHYTYSSVKNSIHAYVVRAGATVVEVPLPFPGASPGAVVAEFRAALALAKAGGRSVRLAVIDHITSMPSVLLPVKELVAICREEGVDKVFVDGAHAIGQVPIDVRDIGTDFYTSNLHKWFFCPSAVAFLHIRKDDPIASQLHHPVVSSEYGNGLPMESAWIGVRDYSAQLVVPDAVDFMSRFEGGIEGISRRNHDKVIEMGTMLAEAWGTFLGSPPEMCGSMAMVGLPGCLGIESNGDAMRVRDMLRNEFKVEVPIFHNSRSVEEGQEMAKDAKGDQVTGYVRISHQVYNVREEYEALRDAVHKLVRDGFSCSKLRPSGKLFASAAHESSSCRRVMVSLRKMKAFLHFHSCQQQRATNMLCRVGTALILRKEWMSRVEIPVWGKWTPMLFQNCDALSQKNSRCCGVSSITPLRRKRHRPSCPPYAS encoded by the exons ATGGCCTCGGCTCCGCACGGCGACGCGCCCGAGGAAAGGAACGCCGCGGCGCCGGCGAAGCGCGCCAGCGCGCCGATCACAGAAGCTGGTATCCGCGCCGAGTTCGCGCACCACGACGGCACCGTGGCCCGCGTCAACAACGGCACCTTCGGGTGCTGCCCGGCCTCGGTCCTcgcggcgcgggcgcggtggcAGCGGCTGTTCCTCTCGGAGCCCGACGCGTTCTACTTCGACTCCCTCCAGCCGGGGCTCGCCCGCTCGCGTGCCGCCGTGGCGGCTGCCGTCGGGGCGTGTGACGCCTCCGAGGTATCCCTCGTCGACAACGCTACCACGGCCGCGGCCATCATCATGCAGCACGTGGCCTGGAGCTTCGCGGAGGGTGCCTTCGCGCGCGGCGACGTGGTGCTGATGCTCCACTACACCTACAGTTCCGTCAAGAACTCCATCCACGCGTACGTGGTCCGCGCGGGGGCCACCGTCGTCGAGGTGCCGCTCCCGTTCCCCGGCGCCTCGCCGGGCGCCGTCGTCGCCGAGTTCCGCGCCGCGCTCGCGCTCGCCAAGGCCGGGGGCCGCAGCGTCCGCCTCGCCGTCATCGACCACATCACCTCCATGCCCAGCGTCCTCCTCCCCGTGAAGGAGCTCGTCGCCATCTGCCGCGAGGAGGGCGTGGACAAGGTCTTCGTCGACGGCGCGCACGCCATCGGCCAGGTGCCCATCGACGTGCGCGACATCGGCACCGACTTCTACACCAGCAACCTCCACAAGTGGTTCTTCTGCCCTTCCGCCGTGGCCTTCCTGCACATCCGCAAGGATGACCCCATAGCCTCGCAGCTCCACCACCCCGTCGTGTCTAGCGAGTACGGCAACGGGCTGCCCATGGAGAGCGCCTGGATTGGGGTACGGGATTACAGTGCCCAGCTCGTTGTGCCTGATGCCGTTGACTTCATGAGCCGGTTCGAGGGCGGCATCGAGGGGATAAGCAGACGGAACCATGACAAGGTGATCGAGATGGGCACGATGCTCGCCGAGGCATGGGGGACATTTCTTGGCTCGCCGCCGGAAATGTGCGGAAGCATGGCTATGGTCGGGCTGCCTGGTTGCCTTGGCATTGAGAGCAATGGTGATGCGATGAGAGTGAGGGACATGCTGAGGAACGAATTCAAGGTCGAGGTGCCAATATTCCACAACTCAAGAAGTGTTGAAGAAGGACAAGAGATGGCCAAGGATGCCAAGGGCGATCAAGTGACTGGGTATGTGAGAATCTCACATCAGGTTTACAATGTCAGGGAGGAGTATGAGGCCCTGAGAGATGCTGTCCATAAGCTTGTTCGTGATGGTTTCTCCTGCAGCAAGCTGAGACCTTCTGGGAAG ctttttgCTTCAGCTGCacacgagagcagcagctgtcgTAGAGTCATGGTTTCATTACGGAAGATGAAAGCGTTTCTGCATTTCCATAGTTGCCAACAGCAAAGGGCAACAAACATGTTGTGCAGAGTTGGAACTGCACTGATCTTGAGAAAAGAGTGGATGTCACGAGTGGAGATCCCAGTTTGGGGTAAGTGGACGCCAATGCTGTTCCAGAATTGTGACGCCTTGTCGCAAAAGAACAGCAGGTGTTGTGGCGTCTCCTCCATAACTCCATTGCGCCGCAAGAGACATAGGCCGAGCTGTCCACCATATGCTTCTTGA
- the LOC136458130 gene encoding putative L-cysteine desulfhydrase 2 isoform X1, which yields MASAPHGDAPEERNAAAPAKRASAPITEAGIRAEFAHHDGTVARVNNGTFGCCPASVLAARARWQRLFLSEPDAFYFDSLQPGLARSRAAVAAAVGACDASEVSLVDNATTAAAIIMQHVAWSFAEGAFARGDVVLMLHYTYSSVKNSIHAYVVRAGATVVEVPLPFPGASPGAVVAEFRAALALAKAGGRSVRLAVIDHITSMPSVLLPVKELVAICREEGVDKVFVDGAHAIGQVPIDVRDIGTDFYTSNLHKWFFCPSAVAFLHIRKDDPIASQLHHPVVSSEYGNGLPMESAWIGVRDYSAQLVVPDAVDFMSRFEGGIEGISRRNHDKVIEMGTMLAEAWGTFLGSPPEMCGSMAMVGLPGCLGIESNGDAMRVRDMLRNEFKVEVPIFHNSRSVEEGQEMAKDAKGDQVTGYVRISHQVYNVREEYEALRDAVHKLVRDGFSCSKLRPSGKIAPFLAIGFCLLDILAFQLFASAAHESSSCRRVMVSLRKMKAFLHFHSCQQQRATNMLCRVGTALILRKEWMSRVEIPVWGKWTPMLFQNCDALSQKNSRCCGVSSITPLRRKRHRPSCPPYAS from the exons ATGGCCTCGGCTCCGCACGGCGACGCGCCCGAGGAAAGGAACGCCGCGGCGCCGGCGAAGCGCGCCAGCGCACCGATCACAGAAGCTGGTATCCGCGCCGAGTTCGCGCACCACGACGGCACCGTGGCCCGCGTCAACAACGGCACCTTCGGGTGCTGCCCGGCCTCGGTCCTcgcggcgcgggcgcggtggcAGCGGCTGTTCCTCTCGGAGCCCGACGCGTTCTACTTCGACTCCCTCCAGCCAGGGCTCGCCCGCTCGCGTGCCGCCGTGGCGGCTGCCGTCGGGGCGTGTGACGCCTCCGAGGTATCCCTCGTCGACAACGCTACCACGGCCGCGGCCATCATCATGCAGCACGTGGCCTGGAGCTTCGCGGAGGGTGCCTTCGCGCGCGGCGACGTGGTGCTGATGCTCCACTACACCTACAGTTCCGTCAAGAACTCCATCCACGCGTACGTGGTCCGCGCGGGGGCCACCGTCGTCGAGGTGCCGCTCCCGTTCCCCGGCGCCTCGCCGGGCGCCGTCGTCGCCGAGTTCCGCGCCGCGCTCGCGCTCGCCAAGGCCGGGGGCCGCAGCGTCCGCCTCGCCGTCATCGACCACATCACCTCCATGCCCAGCGTCCTCCTCCCCGTGAAGGAGCTCGTCGCCATCTGCCGCGAGGAGGGCGTGGACAAGGTCTTCGTCGACGGCGCGCACGCCATCGGCCAGGTGCCCATCGACGTGCGCGACATCGGCACCGACTTCTACACCAGCAACCTCCACAAGTGGTTCTTCTGCCCTTCCGCCGTGGCCTTCCTGCACATCCGCAAGGATGACCCCATAGCCTCGCAGCTCCACCACCCCGTCGTGTCTAGCGAGTACGGCAACGGGCTGCCCATGGAGAGCGCCTGGATTGGGGTACGGGATTACAGTGCCCAGCTCGTTGTGCCTGATGCCGTTGACTTCATGAGCCGGTTCGAGGGCGGCATCGAGGGGATAAGCAGACGGAACCATGACAAGGTGATCGAGATGGGCACGATGCTCGCCGAGGCATGGGGGACATTTCTTGGCTCGCCGCCGGAAATGTGCGGAAGCATGGCTATGGTCGGGCTGCCTGGTTGCCTTGGCATTGAGAGCAATGGTGATGCGATGAGAGTGAGGGACATGCTGAGGAACGAATTCAAGGTCGAGGTGCCAATATTCCACAACTCAAGAAGTGTTGAAGAAGGACAAGAGATGGCCAAGGATGCCAAGGGCGATCAAGTGACTGGGTATGTGAGAATCTCACATCAGGTTTACAATGTCAGGGAGGAGTATGAGGCCCTGAGAGATGCTGTCCATAAGCTTGTTCGTGATGGTTTCTCCTGCAGCAAGCTGAGACCTTCTGGGAAG ATTGCACCATTTTTGGCTATTGGCTTTTGCCTCCTTGACAtccttgccttccagctttttgCTTCAGCTGCacacgagagcagcagctgtcgTAGAGTCATGGTTTCATTACGGAAGATGAAAGCGTTTCTGCATTTCCATAGTTGCCAACAGCAAAGGGCAACAAACATGTTGTGCAGAGTTGGAACTGCACTGATCTTGAGAAAAGAGTGGATGTCACGAGTGGAGATCCCAGTTTGGGGTAAGTGGACGCCAATGCTGTTCCAGAATTGTGACGCCTTGTCGCAAAAGAACAGCAGGTGTTGTGGCGTCTCCTCCATAACTCCATTGCGCCGCAAGAGACATAGGCCGAGCTGTCCACCATATGCTTCTTGA
- the LOC136458130 gene encoding putative L-cysteine desulfhydrase 2 isoform X2, translating to MASAPHGDAPEERNAAAPAKRASAPITEAGIRAEFAHHDGTVARVNNGTFGCCPASVLAARARWQRLFLSEPDAFYFDSLQPGLARSRAAVAAAVGACDASEVSLVDNATTAAAIIMQHVAWSFAEGAFARGDVVLMLHYTYSSVKNSIHAYVVRAGATVVEVPLPFPGASPGAVVAEFRAALALAKAGGRSVRLAVIDHITSMPSVLLPVKELVAICREEGVDKVFVDGAHAIGQVPIDVRDIGTDFYTSNLHKWFFCPSAVAFLHIRKDDPIASQLHHPVVSSEYGNGLPMESAWIGVRDYSAQLVVPDAVDFMSRFEGGIEGISRRNHDKVIEMGTMLAEAWGTFLGSPPEMCGSMAMVGLPGCLGIESNGDAMRVRDMLRNEFKVEVPIFHNSRSVEEGQEMAKDAKGDQVTGYVRISHQVYNVREEYEALRDAVHKLVRDGFSCSKLRPSGKLFASAAHESSSCRRVMVSLRKMKAFLHFHSCQQQRATNMLCRVGTALILRKEWMSRVEIPVWGKWTPMLFQNCDALSQKNSRCCGVSSITPLRRKRHRPSCPPYAS from the exons ATGGCCTCGGCTCCGCACGGCGACGCGCCCGAGGAAAGGAACGCCGCGGCGCCGGCGAAGCGCGCCAGCGCACCGATCACAGAAGCTGGTATCCGCGCCGAGTTCGCGCACCACGACGGCACCGTGGCCCGCGTCAACAACGGCACCTTCGGGTGCTGCCCGGCCTCGGTCCTcgcggcgcgggcgcggtggcAGCGGCTGTTCCTCTCGGAGCCCGACGCGTTCTACTTCGACTCCCTCCAGCCAGGGCTCGCCCGCTCGCGTGCCGCCGTGGCGGCTGCCGTCGGGGCGTGTGACGCCTCCGAGGTATCCCTCGTCGACAACGCTACCACGGCCGCGGCCATCATCATGCAGCACGTGGCCTGGAGCTTCGCGGAGGGTGCCTTCGCGCGCGGCGACGTGGTGCTGATGCTCCACTACACCTACAGTTCCGTCAAGAACTCCATCCACGCGTACGTGGTCCGCGCGGGGGCCACCGTCGTCGAGGTGCCGCTCCCGTTCCCCGGCGCCTCGCCGGGCGCCGTCGTCGCCGAGTTCCGCGCCGCGCTCGCGCTCGCCAAGGCCGGGGGCCGCAGCGTCCGCCTCGCCGTCATCGACCACATCACCTCCATGCCCAGCGTCCTCCTCCCCGTGAAGGAGCTCGTCGCCATCTGCCGCGAGGAGGGCGTGGACAAGGTCTTCGTCGACGGCGCGCACGCCATCGGCCAGGTGCCCATCGACGTGCGCGACATCGGCACCGACTTCTACACCAGCAACCTCCACAAGTGGTTCTTCTGCCCTTCCGCCGTGGCCTTCCTGCACATCCGCAAGGATGACCCCATAGCCTCGCAGCTCCACCACCCCGTCGTGTCTAGCGAGTACGGCAACGGGCTGCCCATGGAGAGCGCCTGGATTGGGGTACGGGATTACAGTGCCCAGCTCGTTGTGCCTGATGCCGTTGACTTCATGAGCCGGTTCGAGGGCGGCATCGAGGGGATAAGCAGACGGAACCATGACAAGGTGATCGAGATGGGCACGATGCTCGCCGAGGCATGGGGGACATTTCTTGGCTCGCCGCCGGAAATGTGCGGAAGCATGGCTATGGTCGGGCTGCCTGGTTGCCTTGGCATTGAGAGCAATGGTGATGCGATGAGAGTGAGGGACATGCTGAGGAACGAATTCAAGGTCGAGGTGCCAATATTCCACAACTCAAGAAGTGTTGAAGAAGGACAAGAGATGGCCAAGGATGCCAAGGGCGATCAAGTGACTGGGTATGTGAGAATCTCACATCAGGTTTACAATGTCAGGGAGGAGTATGAGGCCCTGAGAGATGCTGTCCATAAGCTTGTTCGTGATGGTTTCTCCTGCAGCAAGCTGAGACCTTCTGGGAAG ctttttgCTTCAGCTGCacacgagagcagcagctgtcgTAGAGTCATGGTTTCATTACGGAAGATGAAAGCGTTTCTGCATTTCCATAGTTGCCAACAGCAAAGGGCAACAAACATGTTGTGCAGAGTTGGAACTGCACTGATCTTGAGAAAAGAGTGGATGTCACGAGTGGAGATCCCAGTTTGGGGTAAGTGGACGCCAATGCTGTTCCAGAATTGTGACGCCTTGTCGCAAAAGAACAGCAGGTGTTGTGGCGTCTCCTCCATAACTCCATTGCGCCGCAAGAGACATAGGCCGAGCTGTCCACCATATGCTTCTTGA
- the LOC136458129 gene encoding putative L-cysteine desulfhydrase 2 isoform X1, whose protein sequence is MASAPHGDAPEERNAAAPAKRASAPITEAGIRAEFAHHDGTVARVNNGTFGCCPASVLAARARWQRLFLSEPDAFYFDSLQPGLARSRAAVAAAVGACDASEVSLVDNATTAAAIIMQHVAWSFAEGAFARGDVVLMLHYTYSSVKNSIHAYVVRAGATVVEVPLPFPGASPGAVVAEFRAALALAKAGGRSVRLAVIDHITSMPSVLLPVKELVAICREEGVDKVFVDGAHAIGQVPIDVRDIGTDFYTSNLHKWFFCPSAVAFLHIRKDDPIASQLHHPVVSSEYGNGLPMESAWIGVRDYSAQLVVPDAVDFMSRFEGGIEGISRRNHDKVIEMGTMLAEAWGTFLGSPPEMCGSMAMVGLPGCLGIESNGDAMRVRDMLRNEFKVEVPIFHNSRSVEEGQEMAKDAKGDQVTGYVRISHQVYNVREEYEALRDAVHKLVRDGFSCSKLRPSGKIAPFLAIGFCLLDILAFQLFASAAHESSSCRRVMVSLRKMKAFLHFHSCQQQRATNMLCRVGTALILRKEWMSRVEIPVWGKWTPMLFQNCDALSQKNSRCCGVSSITPLRRKRHRPSCPPYAS, encoded by the exons ATGGCCTCGGCTCCGCACGGCGACGCGCCCGAGGAAAGGAACGCCGCGGCGCCGGCGAAGCGCGCCAGCGCGCCGATCACAGAAGCTGGTATCCGCGCCGAGTTCGCGCACCACGACGGCACCGTGGCCCGCGTCAACAACGGCACCTTCGGGTGCTGCCCGGCCTCGGTCCTcgcggcgcgggcgcggtggcAGCGGCTGTTCCTCTCGGAGCCCGACGCGTTCTACTTCGACTCCCTCCAGCCGGGGCTCGCCCGCTCGCGTGCCGCCGTGGCGGCTGCCGTCGGGGCGTGTGACGCCTCCGAGGTATCCCTCGTCGACAACGCTACCACGGCCGCGGCCATCATCATGCAGCACGTGGCCTGGAGCTTCGCGGAGGGTGCCTTCGCGCGCGGCGACGTGGTGCTGATGCTCCACTACACCTACAGTTCCGTCAAGAACTCCATCCACGCGTACGTGGTCCGCGCGGGGGCCACCGTCGTCGAGGTGCCGCTCCCGTTCCCCGGCGCCTCGCCGGGCGCCGTCGTCGCCGAGTTCCGCGCCGCGCTCGCGCTCGCCAAGGCCGGGGGCCGCAGCGTCCGCCTCGCCGTCATCGACCACATCACCTCCATGCCCAGCGTCCTCCTCCCCGTGAAGGAGCTCGTCGCCATCTGCCGCGAGGAGGGCGTGGACAAGGTCTTCGTCGACGGCGCGCACGCCATCGGCCAGGTGCCCATCGACGTGCGCGACATCGGCACCGACTTCTACACCAGCAACCTCCACAAGTGGTTCTTCTGCCCTTCCGCCGTGGCCTTCCTGCACATCCGCAAGGATGACCCCATAGCCTCGCAGCTCCACCACCCCGTCGTGTCTAGCGAGTACGGCAACGGGCTGCCCATGGAGAGCGCCTGGATTGGGGTACGGGATTACAGTGCCCAGCTCGTTGTGCCTGATGCCGTTGACTTCATGAGCCGGTTCGAGGGCGGCATCGAGGGGATAAGCAGACGGAACCATGACAAGGTGATCGAGATGGGCACGATGCTCGCCGAGGCATGGGGGACATTTCTTGGCTCGCCGCCGGAAATGTGCGGAAGCATGGCTATGGTCGGGCTGCCTGGTTGCCTTGGCATTGAGAGCAATGGTGATGCGATGAGAGTGAGGGACATGCTGAGGAACGAATTCAAGGTCGAGGTGCCAATATTCCACAACTCAAGAAGTGTTGAAGAAGGACAAGAGATGGCCAAGGATGCCAAGGGCGATCAAGTGACTGGGTATGTGAGAATCTCACATCAGGTTTACAATGTCAGGGAGGAGTATGAGGCCCTGAGAGATGCTGTCCATAAGCTTGTTCGTGATGGTTTCTCCTGCAGCAAGCTGAGACCTTCTGGGAAG ATTGCACCATTTTTGGCTATTGGCTTTTGCCTCCTTGACAtccttgccttccagctttttgCTTCAGCTGCacacgagagcagcagctgtcgTAGAGTCATGGTTTCATTACGGAAGATGAAAGCGTTTCTGCATTTCCATAGTTGCCAACAGCAAAGGGCAACAAACATGTTGTGCAGAGTTGGAACTGCACTGATCTTGAGAAAAGAGTGGATGTCACGAGTGGAGATCCCAGTTTGGGGTAAGTGGACGCCAATGCTGTTCCAGAATTGTGACGCCTTGTCGCAAAAGAACAGCAGGTGTTGTGGCGTCTCCTCCATAACTCCATTGCGCCGCAAGAGACATAGGCCGAGCTGTCCACCATATGCTTCTTGA
- the LOC136458129 gene encoding putative L-cysteine desulfhydrase 2 isoform X3 translates to MASAPHGDAPEERNAAAPAKRASAPITEAGIRAEFAHHDGTVARVNNGTFGCCPASVLAARARWQRLFLSEPDAFYFDSLQPGLARSRAAVAAAVGACDASEVSLVDNATTAAAIIMQHVAWSFAEGAFARGDVVLMLHYTYSSVKNSIHAYVVRAGATVVEVPLPFPGASPGAVVAEFRAALALAKAGGRSVRLAVIDHITSMPSVLLPVKELVAICREEGVDKVFVDGAHAIGQVPIDVRDIGTDFYTSNLHKWFFCPSAVAFLHIRKDDPIASQLHHPVVSSEYGNGLPMESAWIGVRDYSAQLVVPDAVDFMSRFEGGIEGISRRNHDKVIEMGTMLAEAWGTFLGSPPEMCGSMAMVGLPGCLGIESNGDAMRVRDMLRNEFKVEVPIFHNSRSVEEGQEMAKDAKGDQVTGYVRISHQVYNVREEYEALRDAVHKLVRDGFSCSKLRPSGKGKA, encoded by the exons ATGGCCTCGGCTCCGCACGGCGACGCGCCCGAGGAAAGGAACGCCGCGGCGCCGGCGAAGCGCGCCAGCGCGCCGATCACAGAAGCTGGTATCCGCGCCGAGTTCGCGCACCACGACGGCACCGTGGCCCGCGTCAACAACGGCACCTTCGGGTGCTGCCCGGCCTCGGTCCTcgcggcgcgggcgcggtggcAGCGGCTGTTCCTCTCGGAGCCCGACGCGTTCTACTTCGACTCCCTCCAGCCGGGGCTCGCCCGCTCGCGTGCCGCCGTGGCGGCTGCCGTCGGGGCGTGTGACGCCTCCGAGGTATCCCTCGTCGACAACGCTACCACGGCCGCGGCCATCATCATGCAGCACGTGGCCTGGAGCTTCGCGGAGGGTGCCTTCGCGCGCGGCGACGTGGTGCTGATGCTCCACTACACCTACAGTTCCGTCAAGAACTCCATCCACGCGTACGTGGTCCGCGCGGGGGCCACCGTCGTCGAGGTGCCGCTCCCGTTCCCCGGCGCCTCGCCGGGCGCCGTCGTCGCCGAGTTCCGCGCCGCGCTCGCGCTCGCCAAGGCCGGGGGCCGCAGCGTCCGCCTCGCCGTCATCGACCACATCACCTCCATGCCCAGCGTCCTCCTCCCCGTGAAGGAGCTCGTCGCCATCTGCCGCGAGGAGGGCGTGGACAAGGTCTTCGTCGACGGCGCGCACGCCATCGGCCAGGTGCCCATCGACGTGCGCGACATCGGCACCGACTTCTACACCAGCAACCTCCACAAGTGGTTCTTCTGCCCTTCCGCCGTGGCCTTCCTGCACATCCGCAAGGATGACCCCATAGCCTCGCAGCTCCACCACCCCGTCGTGTCTAGCGAGTACGGCAACGGGCTGCCCATGGAGAGCGCCTGGATTGGGGTACGGGATTACAGTGCCCAGCTCGTTGTGCCTGATGCCGTTGACTTCATGAGCCGGTTCGAGGGCGGCATCGAGGGGATAAGCAGACGGAACCATGACAAGGTGATCGAGATGGGCACGATGCTCGCCGAGGCATGGGGGACATTTCTTGGCTCGCCGCCGGAAATGTGCGGAAGCATGGCTATGGTCGGGCTGCCTGGTTGCCTTGGCATTGAGAGCAATGGTGATGCGATGAGAGTGAGGGACATGCTGAGGAACGAATTCAAGGTCGAGGTGCCAATATTCCACAACTCAAGAAGTGTTGAAGAAGGACAAGAGATGGCCAAGGATGCCAAGGGCGATCAAGTGACTGGGTATGTGAGAATCTCACATCAGGTTTACAATGTCAGGGAGGAGTATGAGGCCCTGAGAGATGCTGTCCATAAGCTTGTTCGTGATGGTTTCTCCTGCAGCAAGCTGAGACCTTCTGGGAAG GGTAAAGCATAG